GTTTTATACTTAAAAACCGCAAGCTTCTGGTTTTGTTCCGTCAGCTAAACTAAGCATTTCTCTTAATATTTTAAGAGTTTCTTCTGCTTCAGATGTTTCCAGTTTTCTTAACGCAAATCCAGCATGAACTATCAGATAATCCCCTACCTTAACTTCATCAGCCATAAGCATCAACGAAGCATCAAGATATGTTTCACCTTCACCCACGCGACAACGGGCAACCTTGTCGTTAATGGACTCAATTTCAACAGGAATAGCTAAACACATGAAAAAACCCCTTATTTACGGTTGGTGCAGACTTATGCTGTTTTATAGGAACCGCCGGCAGCGATAACTTCTTCAAGCACTCTTTCTTTCATAATAGGAAATTGTGCTTTAACAGTATCAGAAACATGCTCGCACATAGTCTCGTAATCAAAAGGCTCAACCCCTACAACAACACAATCAGGACGGCTGTCGCATAGATCACATAAAACTAATGTATCAAGTAAGTCAGTCTGATGCATGGAATCTTTAAATGCCAGACTCCTACGCAAATCCTCTCCTGTCAAGCGATAAACAGATCCGGGTTCACCGTCTCCAAGCACCGCATCTACCACTATAAGCATGTCACATTCCATTATGGGCCCCATAAGAACGGTTCCCAGAGTTCCGCCATCCATAAGTGTGACGTTGGGAGAAAAAGAAAATTCTTTTTGCAGATCGGTTACAACCTTTACACCGATACCTTCATCGGTGAAAAGAATGTTTCCAACTCCTAGAACTAAAATTTTTTTACTTTCAGACATCTTAATCCTTTTAAATAGAAAACGGGAACCCGGAAAAGCCGGATTCCCGTTAAGTAGTCGGAAACTCAGGGCCTTACATTACTTTGAATTTATGAACCTCATTCGTTCTTGCATCGATAACATGCACACCACAAGCAATGCAAGGATCGTATGAATGAACAGTACGGAGGATTTCAACCGGACGTTTAGGATCAGCAATCGGAGTCCCAACAAGGGCTTCTTCAACCGCAGACATTTTGTTCTGATTACAGCGGGGTCCGAGGTTCCATGTTGAAGGAACAACAAGCTGGAAGTTCTCGATTTTTTTGTCTTTAATCTTAATCCAGTGAGAAAGAGCACCACGAGGTGCGCCGACGAATCCGACACCTTCAGCTTCATCGGGCATATCCCACTCAACTGCGATGTCTGTGTTGCCGGAACTGATGTTGTCTTCGAGGTTATTAACCCATTCTGACATGGTGTTAGCCACAACAGTGGTTTCAATACCGCGAGCTGCAGTACGGCCAAGAGTAGAGAATAGAGCATCTGCTCCGACTCCAAGATGACTGAGAACACTGTTAACAACAGGTACGAAGTCTTTATGTCCTCTAGCGTATGCTGTGAGAACGTGAGCAAGAGGACCGACTTCCATGGATTCGCCTTTATAGCGAGGAGCTTTCATCCATGAGTAGCGGTCTCTGTCTTCGTAAGAAGTATACTGAGGATCAGTTTCGCCTTCATAAGGATGGAGTGAAGACTCTCCCTTATACCAGCTGTGTTTAATATCTTCTTTGATTGATGCAGGATCAAAATTCATAACGTTTTTAAGGTCACGATTCATGATTACACCCTGAGGAATGAAACGGCTGTCGATATCATTTTCAACAGACGGGAATTCACCGAAGCTCAGGAAGTTACTGGTTCCGCCGATTCCAGCCCAATCTTTATAGTAGGAAGCTACCATTAACAGGTCAGGAATGTAGCATTCATCAACGAATTTTTTAGTTTCATTGTAAAGATCTTTAAACTCTTGAATACGTTCTTTTGATAAAGACTCGTAACAAGTTACACCACCTACGATGGTAAACTGCGGATGTGGATTCTTTGCACCGAAAACAGCCATTGCGCGGGCTGCTTTAACCTGAAGATGTAGACCTTCGAGGTAATGAGCTGTTGCGATGAGGTTTTCTTCGGGTTTCAGATAGTAAGCATCATGACCGCCGAGGAAGTAAGCATTGGTGAAAATACCAAGTTGTCCGGAATCAACAAAAGCTTTCAATTTTACTTGAACAGCTTTGAGATCTTCAGGTTTGGTCACACGTGAAGACATGCTGTTAGCGAGCTTTGCAGCCTTAACAGGGTCGGCCTGAAGGCCGCTGACTACGTCAACCCAATCAAGGGCATGGAGATGATAGAAATGAACGATATGATCATGCAGGTACTGAGAACCCATAACTAAGTTACGGATAATTTTAGCATTTTCAGGTAGAACTTTATCTACACCGATAGCGTTTTCTACAGCGCGGGTGGAAGCAAGGGCATGTACATAAGTACAAACACCGCATGAACGCTGTGTGAAATGCTGAGCATCTCTTGGATCACGGCCTTTGAGAATAATTTCAAGACCGCGGAAGAGCTGAGCACTACTCCAAACGTTGCTTACTTTACCATTTTCAACTTCAACTTCGATTTTCAAATGTCCTTCGATTCGAGTAAGCGGGTCAACCGTGACGGGACCAGTGTAGTTCTTATCGAAGGGGGTGGCCATTACAGCAGGCCCCGACTTTGACTTGCAACCAGACATATACAATCCTCCAGAAAATAGAATGTAACTTCAACAAACTTCCATATAGAAAGATGATATTAACTCGGTTCGTAGAACGGACTCATCTCATCCCAGAAGTTTGGCTCACTACAGCCGATGCATGGATGTCCAGCTTCAACAGGCCAGTTAGTCTGATTAAACTTGACTTTCGGGCAATTATTGTAGGTGTCCGGTCCTTTACAGCCCAGCTCGTAAAGACAGTAGCCTTTTCTAGCTTCTTCGGAACTAAAGGATGGTGCAAATTCATCAGCTTCAAAATGTTTGAGTCTGGGACAGTTGTCGTGAACTGATTCGCCATAAAAAATGACGGGGCGACCATCGCTATCAAGTTCAGGAATACCTTTGGTCAGGTAATGAACAACTGTTCCTACGAAATTATACGGGTTTGTCGGGCAGCCTGGAAGATTTACAGTAGTAATTCCGCCAAGAGCTTCACTGACGCCCTTTGCCTGTGATGGATTAGGTGCTGCGGCCTGAACCCCTCCGTAACAGGCACATGTGCCGATACAGATGGTAGCCATTGCTTTAGGAACTATTTCCTGACAAATTTCAAGCATTGATTTACCGGCAACCTTACCCCACGCACCATCTTCAATAGTAGGAATTCCACCTTCTATTACACAGATAAATCCTTCTGGAGCGTTGATTGCTTCATGCAGTGCTTCTTCAGCAGCATGTCCGGCGGCAGCCATAATCGTTTCATGATAATCAAGAGAAATCGTGTCTAGAATCAAAGCATCAATGTAAGGAGAAACAGTACGAAGAACTGCTTCTGAACAGCCGGTACATTCGGCCATGTGCAGATAAACAACAGAAGGACGCCTTTTTTGAGTAAGAGCTTCAGCTATTGTAGGAGCAAAAGCCGGTCCCATACCCATAACAGCGGCAGTTGTTGCGCAGAACTTCATAAAGTCACGGCGGGATACACCATTCTGCTCCAGGCGTTTTTCCGCTCCATCCTTTCCGAGTCCCACAGAGAATTTCATAAAAACCTCCATCCTCTAGTTAAAAATCAGTGAGAGTTACCCCCTGACAACACAGTTTTTAAGGTGGAATTAGAAACATATCCAATTCCTAAAAACGTGAATACAAACCCCGTGATCAGTTTACAGTTGCAACTTGATGTAATGCGTATGCAAAAATCAGTTCTCTAGTCCAAGCAACTGCTTAGCTATTGAATATTTCAATTAGAAATAAACCATTTAACTATGACTGCGTCAACCACAAATGCAAAATTATGGATTTAGATGGCTTATTGCGTCTTTTATAGACAAAAACAGCACCATATAACACCGATCCTAATTTCTTATGCATTAAAGATTACGTTTATAATAAATAATATCTTAAAAATAAAATACTTGATAGCTGGAATAACATGGCATCATGTGCTACATGTGGGGGATTCGTGTTACCTAACAAAAAAAAGTAGCTCCGTTCCTTAAACAAGAAACGGAGCTACTGTAATACTCAATAAAATAAATATATTGGATAATTAAAATACTTAATTTATAATTAATTTTTACCCTTTTCGATAACTTCTAAAACTTTCTCTTTAATTTGAGAAAATATTT
The window above is part of the Maridesulfovibrio ferrireducens genome. Proteins encoded here:
- a CDS encoding HypC/HybG/HupF family hydrogenase formation chaperone, encoding MCLAIPVEIESINDKVARCRVGEGETYLDASLMLMADEVKVGDYLIVHAGFALRKLETSEAEETLKILREMLSLADGTKPEACGF
- a CDS encoding HyaD/HybD family hydrogenase maturation endopeptidase, whose protein sequence is MSESKKILVLGVGNILFTDEGIGVKVVTDLQKEFSFSPNVTLMDGGTLGTVLMGPIMECDMLIVVDAVLGDGEPGSVYRLTGEDLRRSLAFKDSMHQTDLLDTLVLCDLCDSRPDCVVVGVEPFDYETMCEHVSDTVKAQFPIMKERVLEEVIAAGGSYKTA
- a CDS encoding nickel-dependent hydrogenase large subunit; protein product: MSGCKSKSGPAVMATPFDKNYTGPVTVDPLTRIEGHLKIEVEVENGKVSNVWSSAQLFRGLEIILKGRDPRDAQHFTQRSCGVCTYVHALASTRAVENAIGVDKVLPENAKIIRNLVMGSQYLHDHIVHFYHLHALDWVDVVSGLQADPVKAAKLANSMSSRVTKPEDLKAVQVKLKAFVDSGQLGIFTNAYFLGGHDAYYLKPEENLIATAHYLEGLHLQVKAARAMAVFGAKNPHPQFTIVGGVTCYESLSKERIQEFKDLYNETKKFVDECYIPDLLMVASYYKDWAGIGGTSNFLSFGEFPSVENDIDSRFIPQGVIMNRDLKNVMNFDPASIKEDIKHSWYKGESSLHPYEGETDPQYTSYEDRDRYSWMKAPRYKGESMEVGPLAHVLTAYARGHKDFVPVVNSVLSHLGVGADALFSTLGRTAARGIETTVVANTMSEWVNNLEDNISSGNTDIAVEWDMPDEAEGVGFVGAPRGALSHWIKIKDKKIENFQLVVPSTWNLGPRCNQNKMSAVEEALVGTPIADPKRPVEILRTVHSYDPCIACGVHVIDARTNEVHKFKVM
- a CDS encoding hydrogenase small subunit, translated to MKFSVGLGKDGAEKRLEQNGVSRRDFMKFCATTAAVMGMGPAFAPTIAEALTQKRRPSVVYLHMAECTGCSEAVLRTVSPYIDALILDTISLDYHETIMAAAGHAAEEALHEAINAPEGFICVIEGGIPTIEDGAWGKVAGKSMLEICQEIVPKAMATICIGTCACYGGVQAAAPNPSQAKGVSEALGGITTVNLPGCPTNPYNFVGTVVHYLTKGIPELDSDGRPVIFYGESVHDNCPRLKHFEADEFAPSFSSEEARKGYCLYELGCKGPDTYNNCPKVKFNQTNWPVEAGHPCIGCSEPNFWDEMSPFYEPS